The proteins below are encoded in one region of Triticum aestivum cultivar Chinese Spring chromosome 1B, IWGSC CS RefSeq v2.1, whole genome shotgun sequence:
- the LOC123120906 gene encoding 60S ribosomal protein L5-1 codes for MGTPCISCAPQPSPSGHSRNKDVEAVQLRGRVGRSGGEGFTYLFYTYKSSFPGLPCLCAAAGALDGGLDIPHSDKRFVGFKKDEKQLDTGIHCNYIYEDHVADYMKSIADAEPEKYQFHFGEYIKKGIAADDMEALHKKVHATIPADPTMAKSTKEPPKRHKRYNLKKR; via the exons ATGGGGACTCCATGCATCTCCTGCGCACCGCAACCCTCCCCTTCCGGACACAGCAGAAACAAGGATGTCGAGGCGGTTCAG TTGCGAGGAAGAGTAGGAAGATCGGGCGGAGAGGGTTTCACATACCTCTTCTACACTTACAAGTCTTCCTTTCCAGGATTGCCATG TCTGTGTGCTGCTGCAGGGGCTTTGGATGGTGGCCTTGATATTCCGCACAGTGACAAGAGATTTGTTGGCTTCAAGAAGGATGAGAAGCAGCTGGACACTGGGATTCACTGCAACTACATTTATGAAGATCATGTTGCGGACTACATGAAG TCAATAGCTGATGCGGAACCTGAGAAGTACCAATTTCACTTTGGTGAGTACATCAAGAAGGGGATTGCGGCTGATGACATGGAAGCACTGCACAAGAAGGTTCATGCTACCATCCCTGCTGATCCTACCATGGCAAAATCAACCAAGGAACCTCCGAAGAGGCACAAGAG GTATAATCTCAAGAAACGTTGA